Proteins co-encoded in one Littorina saxatilis isolate snail1 unplaced genomic scaffold, US_GU_Lsax_2.0 scaffold_1350, whole genome shotgun sequence genomic window:
- the LOC138956463 gene encoding scavenger receptor class F member 2-like, producing MCACENKTYGDNCREQCGRCENSAACNVFNGSCQACEGKFALPLCKECVDGYFGANCSVECGQCSNNAACNKTTGYCPGVCQPGYELPLCKQECQNKTYGENCREQCGRCENSAACDVFNGSCHACDGNYSIPLCTECMDGYHGNECRERCGQCADNDVCGKVTGHCPNGCPAGYQPPYCNTTCEANRYGKDCKEQCGQCSNSRPCDFFNGTCEACLGGFSLPMCKPSEQSQDDPDQNSNQGGVIGGAIGAVAVVVAAVVIGVLVVRRKRKQKEQSSGSPPTSLQSEHGRGITELPLTSLQETPVKRTAKPSVAVKPFIQPKKTKTENSNAEDSQHIYANAPTTTAQSIPATTTNPPRQAELTQTSDTAPEPQSTEEDDEGALDDEAPVYGNVGNVYAMFKASKPELDRVQKYLVDKLASEQLREEFRSIAKTDEDAPISVGNEKINFKKNRFAQIIPYGYSEGTSTDFVNASYIS from the exons ATGTGTG CGTGTGAGAACAAGACATACGGTGACAACTGCAGAGAACAGTGTGGTCGGTGTGAGAACTCTGCTGCCTGTAACGTCTTCAACGGTTCCTGTCAGGCTTGCGAGGGGAAGTTTGCTCTTCCATTGTGCAAAG AGTGTGTTGACGGCTACTTTGGTGCGAACTGCAGCGTGGAGTGTGGTCAGTGTTCAAACAACGCTGCGTGCAACAAGACCACTGGATACTGTCCTGGCGTGTGTCAGCCCGGGTATGAACTACCACTCTGTAAGCAAG AGTGCCAAAACAAGACATACGGCGAGAACTGCAGAGAACAGTGTGGTCGGTGTGAGAACTCTGCTGCCTGTGACGTCTTCAACGGTTCCTGTCATGCCTGTGATGGGAATTACTCTATTCCACTGTGCACAG AGTGTATGGACGGTTACCATGGCAATGAATGCAGAGAACGGTGTGGCCAGTGTGCGGACAACGATGTCTGTGGCAAGGTCACTGGACACTGTCCTAACGGATGTCCGGCTGGGTATCAACCACCGTACTGCAACACGA CGTGCGAGGCCAACAGATACGGCAAGGACTGCAAGGAGCAGTGTGGCCAATGCAGCAACTCCAGACCTTGCGACTTCTTCAACGGAACCTGTGAAGCCTGTCTGGGCGGTTTCAGTCTGCCAATGTGCAAGC CCTCAGAACAGAGCCAGGACGATCCCGACCAAAATTCCAACCAAGGAGGTGTCATTGGGGGCGCCATTGGTGCTGTGGCGGTGGTCGTTGCTGCTGTTGTCATTGGTGTACTTGTTGTCAG aCGCAAGCGGAAACAGAAGGAGCAAAGTTCGGGCTCACCACCCACGAGTTTGCAGTCTGAACATGGAAGAGGCATTACGGAACTCCCATTAACTTCGCTTCAAG AAACTCCAGTAAAACGCACAGCCAAACCGAGTGTAGCCGTCAAACCGTTCATCCaaccaaagaagacaaaaacCGAGAACAGCAATGCCGAGGATAGCCAACACATCTACGCCAACGCCCCCACTACCACCGCCCAGTCAATACCAGCTACGACAACAAACCCGCCAAGACAAGCTGAACTAACCCAAACAAGTGATACGGCTCCAGAACCACAGTCAACTGAAGAAGACGACGAGGGTGCACTCGATGACGAAGCGCCGGTGTACGGTAACGTTGGCAACGTGTATGCCATGTTCAAGGCCTCCAAGCCAGAACTTGACAGGGTGCAGAAGTACCTGGTGGACAAGCTGGCTTCTGAACAGCTTCGTGAAGAATTTCGG TCCATTGCGAAAACGGATGAGGATGCCCCCATCAGTGTGGGCAATGAGAAAATCAACTTCAAAAAGAACCGATTTGCTCAAATTATCCCAT ACGGCTACAGTGAAGGAACATCCACAGACTTCGTCAACGCCAGCTACATTTCT